Part of the Flavobacteriales bacterium genome is shown below.
ATAAGCGGATCACCCCGCTAGGGAAATGGATGCGTAAGACCCGATTGGACGAATTGCCCCAATTCTTCAATGTGCTCAAAGGGGATATGTCCTTGGTAGGTCCCCGACCTGAACGTCAGTTCTTCATCGATAAGATCATGGAGGTCGCTCCTCATTACCGCCACTTACACAAAGTCAGACCCGGAATCACTTCTTGGGGACAGGTCAAATACGGCTATGCGGAGAATGTGGATCAAATGGTACAACGGCTCAAATACGATATACTCTATATCGAGAACATGAGTCTGGCGGTGGATTTCAAGATACTGGGATATACCGTTCTTACCGTCATCAAGGGATCCGGGAAATAGCCGCCTATTTTTCTAGCTTTACGCTCCTTTTCTAATCCTCAATTCACAAGAAATGAAGAACATCGCGGTCATCGGTGCGGGCACTATGGGCAATGGAATTGCACACGTATTTGCACAAACAGGCCACCAGGTCACACTCATCGACATCTCTTCCGAGCAACTGGAAAAGGCGCTGGCCACCATCTCAAAGAATCTGGACCGCATGATCGCCAAGGAGAAGATCAGCGAGTCTGACAAGGAGACCACCCTAGGTCAGATCAAAACCTCGACCGATATGACTGCGCTGAAGAACAGTGAACTGGTGATAGAGGCTGCCACTGAGAATGAGGAACTGAAGCTGCGCATCTTCCAGCAGATGGATGAATTTGCACCTGAGAATGCCATTCTAGCAACCAACACCTCATCTATCAGCATCACCAAGATCGCCTCGGTCACTTCCAGACCGGACAAGGTCATCGGCATGCACTTCATGAATCCGGTGCCTATCATGAAATTGGTGGAAGTCATTCGCGGCTACTCCACTAGTAATGAAGTGACCCGGATCATTATGGATCTATCCAAGCAGATAGGAAAGATCCCTGTAGAGGTCAACGATTACCCCGGATTCGTGGCCAATCGCATATTGATGCCAATGATCAATGAGGCGAT
Proteins encoded:
- a CDS encoding 3-hydroxybutyryl-CoA dehydrogenase; this translates as MKNIAVIGAGTMGNGIAHVFAQTGHQVTLIDISSEQLEKALATISKNLDRMIAKEKISESDKETTLGQIKTSTDMTALKNSELVIEAATENEELKLRIFQQMDEFAPENAILATNTSSISITKIASVTSRPDKVIGMHFMNPVPIMKLVEVIRGYSTSNEVTRIIMDLSKQIGKIPVEVNDYPGFVANRILMPMINEAIYSLYESVAGVEEIDTVMKLGMAHPMGPLQLADFIGLDVCLSILHVLHDGFGNPKYAPCPLLVNMVTAGKKGRKSGEGFYRYDHGTKDLIVSEQFS